Genomic segment of Peribacillus frigoritolerans:
AGCTCGCGCTAGAGCGAGCCTAGGAGAAATTTCGAATGCATACGAACAAGTAGTAGGGAGACATTCAGCAGTTATTCGTTCGATTAGCGGAGTGTACAGTGCAGAGTTTGGGGAAGAGGAACAAGTGAAAATTGTCCGTGAAATGTCCGATCAATTTGAAGAGAACGAAGGCCGGCGCCCTCGAATTATGATTGCCAAGATGGGCCAGGACGGACATGACCGTGGAGCTAAAGTGATTTCGACTGCATTTGCAGACCTTGGATTTGATGTTGATATTGGCCCCTTATTCCAAACCCCAAAGGAAGCAGCCTTACAGGCCGTGGAAAATGATGTACATGTTCTAGGGATGAGCTCTCTTGCTGCTGGTCATAAAACATTACTTCCCCAAATCGTGGAAGAGCTGAAGCGTTTAGGCCGTGAAGATATTGCCGTCGTGATTGGCGGTGTTATTCCTGCTCAAGATTACAGTTACTTAATAGAAAAAGGAGCAGCTGCAATATTTGGACCAGGAACGGTTATCCCGATTGCCGCACAACAGGTTATTGAAGAATTAAATCGTCGTCTCGGATTGGTCACTTAAATGACAGAAGAAGAAAGCATTCAATCCAAGCAACTCTTATCGCAAAGACGAAGACACCTTACGGTTGATTATTATGTGCAGGGTGTGATGAATGGAAATCGTTCAATTATTGCTCAAGCGATCACCTTAATTGAAAGCAATTTACCCAAACACTTGGAAATGGCACAAAAAGTGCTGAAAGAACTGATGCCATATACAGGAAAATCAATTCGAATCGGCTTTACAGGCGTTCCTGGGGCTGGTAAGAGCACGTTAGTTGAATCCTTTGGTATGATGCTCTGTGAGCAAAATCACCGTGTAGCGGTATTAGCCATTGACCCAACTAGCAGTGTAACTAGAGGAAGTATTCTAGGTGACAAAACACGAATGGAACATCTTTCTCGCCACCCACATGCATATGTTCGACCATCACCGTCAAGTGGGACGTTAGGAGGGGTCACTAGAAAAAGCCGTGAAACCCTTCTTATTTGTGAGGCAGCAGGGTATGACGTAATAATCGTCGAAACCGTCGGAGTCGGCCAAAGTGAAATAACCGTCCGGTCCATGGTGGTTTTTTCCTAGTTATTATGCTGACTGGTGCAGGGGATGAGCTACAAGGAATGAAAAAAGGGGTGATGGAATTAGCTGATGCTATTTTCATTAATAAAGCGGATGGCGAAAACAAACAAGCTGCCATGAATGCAAAGGTGGAATACAATCGCCTCCTTCATTTCTTACAGCCAATTACCAAGGGTTGGGAAACCAAAGCATTTACTGTGTCTGCCTTAACAGGGGAAGGCGTATCTCACATTTGGAAGGTCATTCAGAAATATAAACAAGTTACCAGTAGGAATGGATTCTTTGGAAAAAGAAGAAAAGAACAAATGATTGACTGGGTTCATTCTATGATAGAGGACCAATTAAAGGCGAGATTTTATGGTAATCCATCAATGAAAAAAAACATGACTAAAATGGAAGGATTGCTTTTTAACGGCCATACTTCTCCCACACTCGCAGTCCAACAATTATTCAACATTTATGATGAAAATGGATAGGAAAAAGAAGGAATGCGTACGCAATCAATTGTACTCTTGCAACATTTATTTTGACGTTTAAATTTAATTAACGGAACATTTAAAATATACAATATACCGTTGATTAATATCATGTCCCAATAACGGTATAAAGTCAGAAGGTAAAATAAAATGGAAAAGATGTTTTTCGTCCATCAAATCGAATCAAACAACCTTCAATAAAGGAGAATGAATTATGAGTCATGTTTATATTTTAGGTGGAGCCAGGACGCCATTCGGGAGTTTTGGAGGGGTATTAAAGGATGTTTCTGCCATCGATCTTGGAGTTATCGCAAGTAAAGGAGCCATTGAAAAAAGTAATATTTCAGTTGATGAGGTTGAGCATGTTTTTGCAGGGAATGTGATACATACTTCGAAAAATGCCTCCTATCTATCCAGGCATATTGCTTTGAAAGCTGGGGTTCCAATCGAGAGCCCCGCTTTAACTCTCAATCGTTTATGCGGTTCTGGATTGCAAGCGGTCGTTTCGGCAGCTCAGTCGATTATTTTAAAGGATGCTGATGTCGCCCTAGCCCTGGGCACCGAAAATATGAGCCAATCTCCTCACGTATTACGAGATGTCCGCTTTGGTACGGGTTTACAGGCTCCACAAATGGACGACATGCTTTGGGCGACTTTGAGCGATGAATATATAGGGTGTGGGATGGGAGTAACAGCGGAAACTCTAGCTGAAAAATATGAACTAACCCGAGACGATCAAGATAGTTTGGCTGTCCAATCACACCAAAAATCAGCAAAGGCCCAACTGACGGGACGATTTCAACAAGAGATTTCCCCTGTCACGATATTCACCAATAAAGGAAAGGAAATAACCATTTTAGAAGATGAACATATTCGCCATAATGCTTCAATTGAAGCATTAGCGAAACTGAAACCAGCCTTTAAAAAGGATGGGACCGTAACGGCAGGTAATGCCAGTGGTATTAATGATGGGGCAGCTGCCTTAATACTTGGAAGTGAATCCTTCCTACAAAACAATCACAATGTGAAACCACTGGCAAGAATCATATCCTGGGGGATTGCGGGGGTAGACCCAAATATTATGGGCATTGGACCAGTTCCTGCTAGTCAATTAGCTTTACGGAAAGTAGGCCTCAATATTGAAGATATCGATTTGTTCGAAATCAATGAAGCATTCTCTGCCCAGTATCTTGCAGTAGAGAGAGAGCTTGGATTGAAACGGGAAATAGTAAACGTCAATGGTGGAGCAATCGCATTAGGTCATCCAGTTGGGGCCAGTGGAGCTAGAATTATATATTCATTGGCCCAAGAGTTAAGGAATCGAGGAAAGAGGTTTGGACTAGCCTCCCTCTGTATTGGAGGAGGACAAGGAATCTCAGTAATCATTGAGGCTCTATGAACATGTGAATAAAATAAAACGAGGTGATGGTTATGAATAGTTTACAGCTACAATTCCAGAAATAAATTATTTGGAGCAGCCTCATAATTCATAGATGAAAGGATAATGAGATTCTATGTTTCTAACAGGTCATATTTGCACCAGGATCTAATGGTAGGCCTACAAGCTTAAAGGACCATCTCAGATGGTCCTTTAAGCTTTAATAATCAAAGTTGATGATTTAGATCACATTATCCTTACAAATAGATCTAGGCTATTAGTTGGATTCCGCATTTATTACTTTTGATTAAACTGCACAGAGGTTAACAATAATAAAAAATGTATGCCAGCAAGATTGTGAGTTTTTATAGGTCTTTTGTCAAACAAGTATGGATAAGCTTCTTTAAGATCATATAATTGATTTTTTTTGGAAGAGTTCGACATAAGATAACGACTCGTCCTGAGTAGCCTTACTTATATCTATATACTTAGATATGTCATCTATAGTAAGTTGATAAAACTTGCCTTACTAATAATGGGTTTTAATTTAGTGATTTTTTTTTGAATTAAAACAGATACCCATTTAAACCTGTGCCGAAAAGATCGAATTCAGGATCTTTTGACTGAGTTATTGGAGGGGCGTCGGATCGCTCATTAGGAGAGTTGATAGCAGCTCCACCTTCAAAAGACTCTACAGAGGTTTCGTCATTCTCTTTATTCAATGGGTTTTCAATCATACTCATAATCATCTCCTTTTTTATCAGATTAACGAAATTATTAATTCCCTAAATATTTTAATTTTATGCTAAAAAATATGACGACTTGAATGCGGTGAAATGACCTGTTAAGACCTTGTATGCAACAAACAAGGAGTTACTCCCACTATCGAAGGTATACTTCAAGAAATCATGGTAAATTTAAATTCGAAAAATAGTGAAATAGCATTTGAATTTGAGTTATTTGGGCGAAACCCTACAGATATTATTCAAAATTTCAACAAGGAAAATTACGATATTGCTATGATCCATGCATCTATAATGAGTTAAATAAAGAAATAAATATTCGGTTTGAACATATTCTGACGGACATATATGTATTGCAGTGTGTAAAAATTCACACTTTTATTCTTTGTTAAAGACTAATATACGATAACGATGATAAAAGAACTGATGTAATAATAATGGCAATAAGTGGACGTATTGCTTTTGTACGTAATTCTTTCAAGCAAATATTTAATCCTAATCCAGTCATTGACATGGTTAACATAAATGATGTGAAGTCTGAAATATAAGACATCACTTTTTGTGATACCAATACCTTATTACCAATGATATAGCTTCCCACGAAACTCATAACGATAAAGCCAATTAAAAACCATGGAAACTCGAATCTTGCCTCCCCTTCTATTTTTCCTTTCTTTTTCATCCAAAGCATGAGGATAAAGCAAACCGGAATTAATAGGAATACTCGTGTAAGTTTGGCAAGTAATGCGTGAGCAAGAGCATCCTGTCCTGCCGGGGCAGCAGCTAATGCAACATGGCCTATCTCGTGCAGGCTGATTCCAACCCAATTTCCGTAGTTCATAGGACCAATTGATAAAAAAGGATATATTAACGTATAGATTATTGAAAACACTGTACCGACTAATGCGATGATGCCTACTCCCATAGCCGTATCTTCATCTTTTGCTTTTATAATTGGCGATACGGCCGCGATGGCAGCCGCACCACAAATGCCTGTGCCGACACTTAATAATAAAGAAAGATTAAAATCTGCCTTCAGCCATTTTGCAATGATCATTAGAACAGCAATTGAAAAAATGATCGTTATTGTCCCTCTTAGCAATAGGGGGAAACCCTGATGAAATATCACAATCATGTTAAGCTTTAAACCATAAAGTATGATGGCAAATCTCAATAGTATTTTTGATGAAAATTGAATACCAGTACGTAATTTTTGTGGATATCCAAAAACCTGTCTGTAAATCACAGCTAGTAAAATGGCACACGCAAGAGGACCGATATGATTTAGACCTGGCAACGCTGCCAAAATAAAACCTAACACCGCTATGATCAATGTAAAACCAATTCCAGAAATCAAAGAAACATTTAGCTTTTTTGCCGCTTTTTTTTGCTTATTTGGACTGGGAGTTATTAACGCTTTTTGTTCCAATCTTTTTCAACCCCTTAGTTGGATTATTTATAATTTATCGTAACTAATGTTTTGCGATAAGGAAAATAAATGATTATTATAGTTATAATAAGTAAATACGATAGTGAGAAGGGGAACATATGGATCAACTATTATCTGTATTTATATCTGTAGCTGATAAAAGAAACTTTTCCAGAGCAGCGGAAGAGCTTCATTTGACTCAGCCTGCAGTCAGCCAGCAAATTCAACAGTTGGAAAAACATGTAGGGGCAAAATTACTTCTGCGAACAAACAAATCTGTCCAGCTAACTAAAGCAGGAGAAATAGTCTATTTACATGCTAAAGAAATAACAGGTTTATATAACCGAATGTCAATGTTAGTGAATGAATTAAATAACGAGCCAACAGGACCATTAAAAATTGGTGCCAGCTATACCTTTGGAGAGTATGTATTACCACATATACTTGCAAGAATGAAAAACCTATTTCCTAATATCCTCCCTTCGGTACAGATTGGCAACACAAGGGATATAGCCAAGGCAATCACAAGTCATGAGATTGATGTAGGAATTGTAGAGGGGGAAATTTCGCTTCGAAATATATATATAAAATCGGTTTCCACCGACAAAATGTATATCGTGGCAGGGGGGAAATATCCAATTTATTTCAATAAGGAAGTTACACGGAGACAGGTGGAACAAGAGAATTGGATTGTCCGAGAAGAAGGTTCTGGTACAAGAGAGGCAACAGAAACATTATTTCAATCTTTACAAATACGTCCTTCCAAGCTAATGGAGTTCGGCAGCACACAACTTATAAAAGAAGCAGTTGAAGCCGGGCTTGGCATTAGTTACTTATCTGAACTTACTGTAAAAAAAGAAAGAATGCTTGGTACCATTCAAGTATTAAATGTAAAAGGGACACCGATAAAAAGAAATTTTTCAGTTATAACAGAATCTGAGGAATTGCATACGAAATCTATGAACTTATTTATTGAATTAATAGAAAAATATCTAAAGAACCAATTATTGCAATAGATCTATTTGATATATTAACAAAAATATAAAAACCCCGGATAAGGGACACACATAAAAAAGTGTCCCTTATCCGGGGTTTTTTATGTTTCAATAAGTGTAATGAGAATGGACGGAGGGTTTCTATGAATAAGAATATATATACTGAATTTTTTCTTTAAGTTTGTCTTCAGTCTGGCTGAGGGTACATTAGTATCGCAGTGTTTTGTGTTACTTGGGTACATACTGACTAATCGTATTCTTAGCAAAAAGGATCTTGGCGGTATAGGTTCAGGATAGTCCAACTACAAAATGTGCTTTTCTTAGCTTAAGAATAGAAAACGATAAAAAACGGATAGTAATAAATAATGCACATAAACCTTTCTCTTTACATAGGGTAGGAGGGTATGGTATATTATTTTTAAGGAGGGATGGTTAATGGATGAAATGATGAGTGGGCAAGAAACGATGAATGAAGAAGATTGCTGTACGACCTCTTCCCACGGCCGAAAGAGTCATCACTCAGAAGCAGTAAAAAAGAATTTAACGACCCGGTTAAATCGAATTGAGGGTCAAATTCGCGGTATAAAGGGTCTTATTGAAAAAGATACGTACTGTGATGATGTGATCACCCAAATAGCAGCTACACAAAGCGCGATGAATAGTGTGGCCAAGATATTACTGGAAGGGCATCTAAGGAATTGTGTGGTTGAACGCCTGAATGAAGGGGATACAGAGGTTATAGATGAAGTGCTTGTAACGATACAAAAATTAATGAAAAAATAAAGGAGTAGTGGTTGAAATGGAAAATGTAACATTGAATGTAAGTGGAATGTCTTGTGGTCATTGTGTGAATGCAGTTGAAGGGAATGTAGGGAAACTTGCAGGAGTTGAAAGCGTAAAAGTGCATTTGGATGCAGGAAAAGTGGATGTAGCGTTTGATAAGGGAAAAGTATCACTTGAGAAAATAAAAGAAACGATCGATGATCAAGGCTATGATGTCGAGTAAGTTATGAGAGTGCTGTTAAGCACTTCTTTTTTACAAAGAATTATACCCCATAGTGGTATAGGAAGGCGGGGATGATGTGAGCAGCCAAATAAAAGAAACAAGTATGCAGATCACAGGTATGACTTGCGCTGCCTGTGCTAACCGAATTGAAAAAGGGTTAAACAAAATGGAAGGCGTTGAGGAAGCCACCGTTAATTTGGCTCTTGAGAAATCGGTCATTAAATATGATTCGGAAAAAGTAAGCAACAAGGACTTTGAAAAGAAAATTCAAGATCTTGGTTATGATGTAGTAAAAGAGAAAAAGGAATTTACGATTACTGGCATGACCTGTGCGGCTTGTGCTAACCGAATTGAAAAAGGGTTAAATAAGCTGGATGGAGTAAGCATGGCCAATGTGAATTTTGCGCTCGAAAATGCGACCGTCGAATATGATCCATCCGAAGCCTCACCAGCTGACATCATTCAACGGGTGGAGAAGCTGGGGTATGGGGCGGTCATCAAGGAAGATAATATGGATTCCATGGATTTCCGTCAAAAAGAAATTCAAAAACAAAAGAATACATTCATCTTTTCGGTCATATTATCTTTTCCATTGTTATGGGCGATGGTAAGCCATTTTAGTTTTACTTCGTTTATCTATATGCCTGATTTCCTCATGAATCCTTGGGTGCAAATGGCATTCGCGACCCCCGTGCAATTTCTGATTGGAAGGCAGTTTTATGTTGGGGCTTATAAAGCCTTGAAAAATAAAAGTGCCAATATGGATGTATTAGTTGCAATGGGAACATCCGCTGCCTATTTTTACAGTGTTTATCAGGCGATCATTTCAATGGGGTCCCATCACAATGCGGCACAGCTTTATTTCGAAACTAGTTCGATTCTTATCACCCTCATTCTTTTAGGAAAGCTGTTTGAAGCAAAAGCAAAAGGACGTTCTTCCGAGGCCATCAAAAAATTGATGGGGCTTCAGGCCAAAACGGCATTGGTTTTAAGGAATGGGGAAGAACGGGAAATACCACTTGAAGATGTCATCGTAGGAGATACGATTTTGGTGAAGCCCGGTGAAAAGATACCTGTCGATGGAGAAGTAGTCGAAGGGAACTCTGCCGTCGATGAATCCATGTTAACGGGTGAGAGCATTCCTGTGGATAAAACAAACGGGGATACTGTAATCGGTTCAACATTGAATAAGAATGGGTTTCTCAAAATGAAAGCGACAAAGATCGGAAGGGATACAGCTCTTTCCCAAATCATCAAGGTGGTTGAAGATGCTCAAGGTTCCAAAGCTCCGATTCAACGTCTTGCTGACCAAATTTCCGGTGTTTTCGTTCCAATTGTTGTCGGGATTGCCCTTTTAACTTTTCTGGTTTGGATGATATGGGTTAGCCCTGGAGAATTCACCCCGGCTTTTGAAGCGATGATTGCAGTGCTAGTCATAGCCTGCCCATGTGCTTTAGGTCTGGCCACTCCTACATCGATCATGGCAGGATCAGGTCGGGCCGCCGAATTCGGTATACTATTTAAAGGCGGGGAACACTTGGAAACCACTCACCATATAGATACGGTCATTTTGGATAAAACGGGAACAGTAACGAATGGTACCCCAGTGTTGACCGATGTCCTCATCGAAAACGGTATGGAGGAAGAACGGTTTTTATCTCTAATCGGTGCAGCTGAAAAACAATCTGAACACCCTCTTGCGCAATCCATCGTTCAAGGAATTCAAGCAAGACAGATATCACTTGCTATGGTTGAGGAATTTGAAGCGATTCCTGGTTATGGGGTAAGAGCTGTAGTGGATCAAAAAGTGTTATTCGTCGGAACGCGTAAATTGATGAAGCAAAATAACGTCGATATTACTAAGGCACTAACAGCGATGGAAGAACTTGAAGAGCAAGGGAAGACCGCGATGCTCGCTAGCATTGAAGGGGAATATGCAGGACTCATTGCCGTTGCGGATACGATAAAAAATACCTCGCTTACGGCGATTAAAAGGTTAAAAGCAATGGATATCCAGGTCATCATGATAACCGGGGATAATCAAAGAACAGCAAATGCCATCGGCAAACAAGTCGCCATAGATCATGTGATTGCAGAAGTCCTTCCTGAAGGAAAAGCGGAAGAAGTGAAAAAACTGCAGGCCGCCGGAAAAAGAGTGGCAATGGTCGGAGATGGGATAAATGATGCTCCCGCACTGGCACTAGCCGATATAGGAATGGCTATAGGAACCGGGACGGACGTAGCCATGGAAGCTGCCGATATCACTTTGATCCGGGGGGATTTGAACAGTATTGCAGATTCCATCCTCATGAGCAGGAAAACGATGAGAAATATCAAACAAAATCTATTTTGGGCTTTTGCCTATAATGTAATCGGAATACCAATTGCGGCAATCGGACTGCTTGCACCGTGGTTAGCGGGTGCTGCAATGGCCTTCAGTTCTGTATCAGTCGTATTGAATGCACTTCGCCTTCAACGGGTAAAGCTCTAAAATTGATGTAAGGTATAATGAAGGCTTTGCTACTGACTGAAGGTAACCATATAACGAACGTTTGGATTTTCATATAATAAAAGCCGATGATTCCTTGGTAAGAGGATCATCGGCTTTCATCTGGAATGAGCGGTGCTTTAGAATCTATACAGAGATCATGTTCGGTCGAGCTTGCCATGCCGAGTTTATTTTAAACAGTAAAATACATAATCTGTAGGTGCGCCACGCTCGCCTTGTTGATGGAGCATCGCTGACACATTACCGCGATGATAGGTCCCATGATTCACTACATGATGGATAAGGTCGGCAAGTACAAACTCACAAACCCCCATTTTGGGATGTTCAGTTACAATCGTCCGTTCAAGATCAGGCTGTGAAGCAAGAAAATTGTCATAATCCTTTGCAAGTTCATCATAGCAAGATTCAAGTTCATTTATTGAGACTCCGTCCACTTCTTTCCGCCGCTGTTCAACTTTCTTAAAAGTTTCTGGAATTGTGCTTCCTTTCATTATCTCCAACCAGGTAATATCTGTTGTGTAAAGGTGAACAAGGACTTCCTTGATGGATGGAAAGACACTTTTTATCGTGTCACCATAGACTCCGTCCGGTAATTTTTTTATATTATGGAACACTTGCTGATTAGCCCAAACGTGGTAATCATACATTTTCTTGGCACGGTTACTTTCCATTTTTTCACTCCTTCAATTGTTACATATCCTTTTCGACATAATTTAAAAAATACCTCTATAAAAAATAACGGTCATCCTGTAAAGAAAATTACTTTTTTGATAAGTGAATAAATTGGTTTTTCACCAAAAAAGAACTGCTGAACGTTCCTCTTAGTTCCCAATACTAATCTTAGTTTCCTTATTCTTTTTGAATAATTAATCCAATAATTTTCTATTGAGATAACTTAAAGTTTAGTAGAGCCTAAATAAAAGAAGAAGTGGGGTAGATACTTTACTATTTTGGAAGAAAGATAAATAATTAAATTCTGTTAGTTTACATAAATGACCTTACCCACTTTGAGGCATTAGTTCAACAATATAAACATTATTTTGATTCGATAAAGTTTTTTAGAAGGTATCTGATAATTTGTCCATGCAATTGCCTCGTTTTATACATACCATGATAAAAGATGCCATCCTACTACAGTTATTATGTTTGATTACCATCACTTTTGCGTTCACCCATGTTAAGGGGGTCTATCCACTTTTAATATAATAGTAGAGCCATAGTAGATGAAGGGTTTCTCAAATAGGGAATCAACAGACATGTAGTTTTGATAAAGGTTTTAAAAAATAAAAAAGGAAAAATGGATGGATATGCAACCAATTGTCAATCAGGGATGGAAAGCATAAACAGAGATTAGAAGTGCGGTTAATCATGCGAACAACCTGAAAAGCTGGCAAGGTCAAAGAACATGATATTACAGAAGTTGTGTTAGAGATTGAAAAACACAACCATGAGAATCTAGATCCTGTTAGCGAACTAATTTGTTAGAAAAATAGAACCGTCATTAATTCCAATCATCGATGTCAAGCGGTTTTATTCTTCAACTGACGGGGCTGATTTTTGGATTTTAAGAGTGTGAAAATTCGCTTTATTTGAAAGTGTTGTTAATAATTATAATAACTCTTATCGAGGGGTGGAAAAAAATGAAAGCAGATGCCGTTTTTGAAGGTGGGGGGGTCAGGGGAATTGCTTTTATTGGAGCGATTCAAGCAATGGAAGAGGAAAATGTAGAATGGGAAAGACTCGCTGGGACATCAGCAGGAGCAGTAATCGCAGCTCTTTTGGCTAGTGGCTATAAAAGCCATGAAATTAGAGAACGGTATAGTGAAATCAACTACTCAAAGATGCGAGGCAGGACAATTCTAAATCGAATTCCCGTTTTTGGCTCCTTTTTGGAACTTATGGTTCACCTTGGGATTTATAAAAACGACTATTTGGAAACGTGGGTGGATTCTCTTCTTTCAGAAAAAGGGATTAGGACATTCGCGGATCTTCCACATGGAAAGTTGAAGATAATTGCGTCTGATGTTTCGAATGGTCAGATGCTTATTTTGCCAGATGATTTGGAACGCTATGGGATGTCTCCTGCTGATTTAAAAGTTTCAACTGCCGTAATGATGAGTGCCTCTCTACCATTTTTCTTCCGTCCGGTTATTTGGAAATCAAAAGACCGGAAAAAATCCTACATTTTAGATGGTGGTTTACTTAGTAACTTTCCAATATGGATTTTCGATACAGACAATCCTCGCTTTCCAACATTCGGATTCCATTTTGTGAAAGATGAAGTTAATATAGATCCGGTAATACCAACGCCAATCCACCTTTTCAAAAATATATTTAAAACGATGCTTCAAGCCCATGATTTACGACATATGAACGAAGAAACGATTGAACGCACGATTCAAATTCCTACTGGCGGCATCAACGCAACGGACTTTGAACTGAATGAGGATGAAATCGACTTTCTCTATAAATCAGGCTATACTTCTGCAAAAGAATTTTTGTCTGAGTGGGATTTTGAACAATATAAGCACAAACGGATGCAAAGAGTAAAAAATAAGTAGGAGAAACATACGCTATCGTTTCAAAAGGGTAAAGAGGGGGACAAGGAGCTGTTACAACGGCTCTTTTTCTTATTGAACTAACAATCAATAGTTTAATATTATTCTTTTATTTCCGTTTATTCATTTAAAAAATTCTAAAATAATATCACATGTTAATTTTTTATGATTTCGTATTTCCACTTATTTCTTTTAAGCTCAAGACAACTATGCCTCGATCCTAAAAGGAGAAGAGATAGGTGTAACCTAATGTCACTGTGAGGAACGGATGATGAGCCAGTCTCTCATTCCTCTTTTAAAAATGCTGTTAAAAAATATAGTAGTAGTAAATGTGTAAAGAGATGGAATCTTCACAATAAATGAAAACAGTATTCCGGGTGCTTATCAGTAAGTAGTGGAAACTCCATTAACCATCCCAGCTTCCATTAAGATTTAATACCAATAGAAAAGTGAATTCAGCAACGCTAAGCGAACAATTAATGTCCCACTTATCTGGTAAGCTACTCATCAAACACGATTTGATATGGCCATGCTTGCGGCGAAGAACCTCGTTGCAGCGGTTACCGAAAGGGAGGTAAGCAACGTTGTCCCTGAATTGATAGGACTTCAGTCACGAAAATAGTAAAAATTATTAAAATAGAGGAAATATTAGGTTGGCCATGACAAATTAAAAGAATCGTTGATATTTAAAACTCAACCATTTGAGATAGATAGTTTTTATTAAATGCAGGTCATAAAAGAAAAATTCAATAAAAAAGGCATCCATTCAATTTGGATGCCTTTTTAATGGGGAGAAAGTATGTGTTCAAAATGACTCTAAACAATTTGTTCTACGGCACAATTCCAACCAACAAAATAAGACGTAGAAGACTTGACTAGGAAGTATTATGTTCGATAAACCATTTCAAAAAGGAGGAGTGATTATGTTTACAATTATAAAAGAATAGTCCAAGAGTCCAAGAATAGAATACGAGGTGATTTAAAAAGGGAAATGTGCTGCATGAACTACAGTGTGAGTAATAAAAAAAATTCCGAAAAATTTCTTGCAGCTATCATGATTGAATGAAGTTAGAAAGTGAAAGTCACGCTTCATTCTTGTTGTTAAACATATTCTAAGCCATTCGGTTCTTTTTGTGCCCCGAGTAAATTCAACAGTTTATCTAGTTCCTGGCTTTTATGTAATGTTTTTGGGGCGGTAAATCCATATATCAATCCAGTGGTTATTAGTTCTTTCCTCAATAATTCAATTTTTTCATATAATGCTTCCATACTCTCCAATCCAGAATCCCTCAAGTACTTTCATTTTTTGTTATGAAACTATTATTACATAAATTAGGATGTATTTAAACCAAAAGTGAGTATTTACTTATAAAATATTATTCAACCATTCGAACAAGTAGGGAATTTTGAGTTCCCGGAGAATGTAACAGGAATCATA
This window contains:
- a CDS encoding DinB family protein, giving the protein MESNRAKKMYDYHVWANQQVFHNIKKLPDGVYGDTIKSVFPSIKEVLVHLYTTDITWLEIMKGSTIPETFKKVEQRRKEVDGVSINELESCYDELAKDYDNFLASQPDLERTIVTEHPKMGVCEFVLADLIHHVVNHGTYHRGNVSAMLHQQGERGAPTDYVFYCLK
- a CDS encoding patatin-like phospholipase family protein gives rise to the protein MKADAVFEGGGVRGIAFIGAIQAMEEENVEWERLAGTSAGAVIAALLASGYKSHEIRERYSEINYSKMRGRTILNRIPVFGSFLELMVHLGIYKNDYLETWVDSLLSEKGIRTFADLPHGKLKIIASDVSNGQMLILPDDLERYGMSPADLKVSTAVMMSASLPFFFRPVIWKSKDRKKSYILDGGLLSNFPIWIFDTDNPRFPTFGFHFVKDEVNIDPVIPTPIHLFKNIFKTMLQAHDLRHMNEETIERTIQIPTGGINATDFELNEDEIDFLYKSGYTSAKEFLSEWDFEQYKHKRMQRVKNK
- a CDS encoding aspartyl-phosphate phosphatase Spo0E family protein, encoding MEALYEKIELLRKELITTGLIYGFTAPKTLHKSQELDKLLNLLGAQKEPNGLEYV